A portion of the Carassius carassius chromosome 42, fCarCar2.1, whole genome shotgun sequence genome contains these proteins:
- the LOC132124305 gene encoding growth factor receptor-bound protein 7-like codes for MEVKGCRSELEVFRRSMIETVSRRDSVSVKCSPSSQNLQMSTPRTIPMTIRNTHSIPTKREFRASSAPLIPNPFPELCSPTHSPVLTGSFSGRDPPSNSSTHVLRVFGDATHSRSVLVTSGTTAHDVCRMLAQNAHCTDEESWALIEHHSALGLERCLEDHELVVQVQSSWPVESDTKLIFRKNYAKYEFFKKPVLFFPEHMISDCADVTKGMTSSELVQNMVKSGSCPEIQGFLHVREGGKKSWKKLYFILRRSGLYCSNKGQSKEPRHLQFIGDLEDLNVFTVFNGRKLYGAPGEHVFCIKAVKDRFRCQDLKLMCADSEQSRTCWITAFRLFKHGKQLQCNYQLSQSSARLHKPSRQDSKYADREESMVAMDFSGKSGGRVIQNPHEAQNAEQEEGHSWRKREALRHSLPTNGHGPQLSAVHQVQPWFHGGVSRTEAQRLLEEQGRVDGMFLVRDSQLHAQCFVLSLCYKLKTKHYLIIPLEQGDKQYYTMDDGFTLFTDLLQLVEFHQINRGILPVCLKHPCTCIAL; via the exons ATGGAGGTGAAAGGCTGCAGGTCAGAGCTGGAAGTGTTTAGGAGGTCGATGATTGAGACCGTGTCCAGAAGAGATTCGGTGTCTGTGAAATGTTCTCCATCTTCCCAAAACCTTCAGATGTCAACACCTCGAACGATACCTATGACTATCAGAAACACCCACAG CATTCCAACTAAAAGGGAGTTTCGAGCTTCATCTGCACCTTTGATTCCCAATCCGTTTCCGGAGCTCTGCAGTCCGACACACTCTCCGGTGCTGACCGGGTCTTTCAGCGGGAGGGATCCTCCCTCCAACAGCAGCACACAC GTGCTTCGGGTTTTTGGGGACGCCACACACAGTCGGTCGGTTTTGGTGACATCTGGGACAACGGCGCATGATGTTTGTCGTATGCTAGCGCAGAACGCACACTGTACGGACGAGGAAAGCTGGGCTCTTATTGAACATCATTCTGCTTTAGGCCTTG AGCGCTGTCTGGAAGACCATGAGCTTGTGGTGCAGGTTCAGTCATCCTGGCCTGTAGAAAGCGACACAAAGCTGATCTTCCGCAAAAACTACGCTAAGTACGAGTTCTTCAAAAAACCTGTG TTATTTTTCCCAGAGCACATGATATCGGACTGCGCTGATGTCACTAAAGGCATGACATCATCAGAGCTGGTGCAG AATATGGTGAAGAGTGGCTCCTGTCCAGAGATTCAAGGCTTTCTCCATGTGAGAGAGGGCGGGAAAAAGTCCTGGAAGaaactttatttcattttacGACGCTCTGGACTGTACTGCTCCAACAAAGGACAGTCAAAG GAACCTCGACACCTGCAGTTCATTGGAGATCTGGAAGATCTGAATGTGTTCACAGTGTTCAATGGCCGAAAACTTTACGGGGCTCCAGGAGAGCATGTCTTCTGCATTAAG GCCGTAAAAGACAGGTTTCGCTGTCAGGATTTGAAGCTGATGTGTGCTGACAGTGAGCAGAGTCGAACATGCTGGATCACGGCCTTCAGATTGTTTAAg cATGGGAAACAGCTCCAGTGTAACTACCAGCTCTCCCAATCCAGTGCCAGACTTCACAAACCATCACGACAAGACTCCAAG TATGCAGACCGAGAGGAGTCGATGGTGGCCATGGATTTTTCAGGGAAGAGCGGCGGACGAGTGATTCAGAACCCACATGAGGCCCAGAATGCCGAGCAGGAGGAAGGACACAGCTGGagg AAGAGAGAAGCTCTGCGTCACAGTTTACCCACCAACGGTCACGGGCCACAGCTCTCCG CGGTTCATCAGGTTCAGCCGTGGTTCCATGGGGGCGTGTCTCGAACTGAAGCTCAAAGGCTATTGGAGGAGCAGGGTCGGGTGGACGG GATGTTTTTGGTTCGTGACAGTCAGCTTCACGCGCAGTGCTTTGTGTTGTCCTTGTGTTATAAACTGAAGACCAAACACTACCTCATCATTCCC TTAGAGCAAGGGGATAAACAGTACTACACTATGGACGATGGTTTCACACTGTTCACAGATCTGCTGCAGTTGGTGGAGTTTCACCAGATCAACCGCGGCATCTTACCTGTGTGTCTCAAACATCCCTGCACTTGCATTGCACTCTAA